One region of Oryza sativa Japonica Group chromosome 5, ASM3414082v1 genomic DNA includes:
- the LOC4338223 gene encoding probable metal-nicotianamine transporter YSL3, producing the protein MDAMIGDPMSATSVEAVFEKQPSPEFRELVTPRAMAVAVVLSVVICFVGMRIQMTAGIVPALNMPASILSFFLLKWLIRLLQSCGFPMLPFTRQENMFLLTCIITCLNLALTSGFATNIIGMTSTVARSLADDPDPRDIMDHVPIGKWIVYLFLVGMTGVLINVPFNQVMIIDYKLLFPTGTVIAQLINSFHTPEGAYVAKMQVATIFKVFFGSFSWSMFQWFYTAGDDCGFQHFPTFGLGLYKHRFYFDFSATYIGLGMICPHIVNFGLFFGAIISWGFLYPFLETKRGQWYQTDSPTSLNGQNGYKVFISVTLIITDGMINFLTLITTASINFYQLRKEHDLGLANYFKKHPSLNYDDRKRIEVFLANRIPIPVPVAAYITCAAISTIAIPAMFNQIKFYHLAVLYMVIPVVTFCNTYATGLTDWSVAPTYAKFTTFVFAAWIAKPGAVVASLLASGVIVAALHISSQAMQDLKSGHMTLTSPRAMVTGQIFGVAVGSILCPCVFLAFQSTTKPNAPVGSKQSDYPCPFAGLYRAIGVIGTGGVKELPKHCMTFCVVAFCVTVIIDAVVLVSQKRGWSIHRYIPSMTVIALPFFAGSYFTIDMCVGSLLLLAWTRMNAKSAEMLSSAVAAGLICGEGLFTLPSALLNMFKVQPPMCMKFLSGGEEVEAADSFLNNLGTSRT; encoded by the exons ATGGATGCGATGATCGGCGATCCCATGTCAGCGACATCGGTGGAGGCGGTGTTCGAGAAGCAGCCATCGCCGGAATTCAGGGAGCTGGTGACGCCACGGGCCATGGCCGTGGCGGTGGTGCTCAGCGTCGTCATCTGCTTCGTCGGCATGAGGATCCAGATGACGGCCGGGATAGTGCCGGCACTCAACATGCCTGCCAGCATCCtcagcttcttcctcctcaagtGGCTCATCAGGCTGCTACAGAGTTGTGGCTTTCCCATGCTGCCATTCACACGCCAGGAAAATATGTTCCTCCTGACTTGCATCATCACCTGCCTCAACCTGGCCCTCACAA GTGGTTTTGCGACCAATATCATTGGAATGACTTCTACGGTGGCCAGATCACTTGCTGATGATCCAGATCCAAGAGATATTATGGACCATGTACCAATCGGAAAATGGATAGTATACCTATTCCTTGTTGGTATGACGGGAGTGTTAATAAATGTGCCATTTAACCAG GTCATGATTATTGACTACAAATTACTATTTCCAACAGGAACAGTTATAGCTCAGCTTATTAATAGCTTTCATACCCCTGAAGGAGCTTACGTAGCAAA AATGCAGGTTGCGACCATTTTCAAAGTATTTTTTGGCAGTTTTTCTTGGTCTATGTTCCAGTGGTTCTATACTGCAGGCGATGATTGTGGATTTCAGCACTTTCCAACATTTGGACTAGGATTATACAAACACAG GTTCTACTTTGATTTCTCTGCGACATATATTGGTCTGGGAATGATTTGTCCACATATAGTAAATTTTGGATTATTTTTTGGGGCCATCATCTCTTGGGGATTTCTATATCCTTTCCTTGAAACTAAACGTGGGCAATGGTATCAAACTGACAGCCCTACAAGTTTGAATGGACAAAATGGATACAAG GTGTTCATCAGTGTGACACTGATCATTACTGATGGGATGATAAACTTTCTAACACTCATCACTACAGCATCAATTAACTTCTATCAATTAAGGAAAGAGCATGATTTAGGGCTTGCCAACTATTTCAAGAAACACCCAAGCCTCAACTATGATGATCGCAAGAGGATTGAGGTGTTCTTGGCTAACCGGATCCCAATCCCTGTGCCAGTGGCAGCCTATATCACATGTGCAGCCATCAGCACGATTGCAATCCCAGCCATGTTCAACCAGATCAAATTCTACCATCTGGCCGTGCTTTACATGGTCATCCCAGTCGTGACCTTCTGCAACACCTATGCGACAGGGCTCACCGACTGGTCGGTGGCACCAACCTATGCTAAGTTTACCACCTTCGTCTTTGCAGCATGGATCGCCAAGCCTGGCGCTGTCGTGGCCAGCCTCCTTGCGAGCGGGGTGATCGTGGCGGCACTCCACATCTCGTCGCAAGCGATGCAGGACCTCAAGTCGGGCCACATGACGCTAACGTCGCCACGCGCCATGGTCACCGGACAGATCTTCGGCGTGGCCGTTGGCTCCATCCTCTGCCCATGCGTCTTCCTTGCCTTCCAGTCCACAACGAAGCCCAACGCACCGGTGGGTTCAAAGCAGTCCGATTACCCATGCCCTTTCGCGGGTCTATACCGCGCCATCGGGGTGATCGGCACTGGAGGGGTGAAAGAGCTGCCAAAGCACTGCATGACATTCTGTGTCGTTGCCTTCTGCGTGACGGTCATCATTGACGCTGTCGTGCTGGTCTCTCAGAAGAGGGGTTGGAGCATCCACAGGTACATCCCCAGCATGACGGTGATTGCGCTGCCGTTTTTCGCTGGCTCCTACTTCACCATCGATATGTGCGTGGGGAGCCTTTTGCTGCTTGCCTGGACAAGAATGAATGCAAAAAGTGCAGAGATGCTGTCATCGGCCGTTGCGGCAGGCTTGATATGTGGAGAAGGGCTGTTCACACTGCCATCAGCGTTGCTCAACATGTTCAAGGTGCAACCACCGATGTGCATGAAGTTCCTATCCGGTGGCGAAGAAGTTGAGGCAGCGGACTCATTCTTGAACAATTTGGGAACATCCAGAACATGA
- the LOC4338224 gene encoding probable metal-nicotianamine transporter YSL4 — MDASIGDPRLTSVEAAFEKNPLPGFSWLVTPRAMAVAVLLGIVFCFVGMRIQMMTGFVPALNMPVTVLSFFLLKVLARQLQKWRLTVVPFTRQENMFLITCVITCLNLAITGGFATALTGMGTIVAKTLADDLDPRDIIDYIPTGKLIIYFFLIGMAGVLSNIPLNQIMIIDYQLLFPTGSVIGHLINSFHTPEGAYIAKMQVMTIFKVFFGSFSWSIFQWFYSSGSGCGFSSFPTFGLELYKRRFYIDFSATYIGVGMMCPHIVNFGLLFGAIISWGFLYPYLETKHGEWYQTDSPSNLDGLNGYKVFISVTLIVTDGLINFLILVTSAAINFYHIRQQQQQTSGLASYISKNPSMNYDERKRIEMFLSSKIPMFVPVAAYVAWTAISMVAMPAMFDQIKYYHVGVLYLAIPVVGFCNTYATGLTDWSVSNTYAKFSPFIFAAWIARPGAIVASLLVSGITMASLHVSSQAMQDLKSAHMTLTSPRAMIAGQVFGVALSSVVSPCIFRAFEKAAKPGAPLGSKDSVYPCPYAGLYRAICIIGMGGVKGLPKYCVELCVIAVLVTIAIDALVLVSQLKGWRLHLYIPSMTVIALPFFAGSYFTLDMCLGGLLLLLWKKIDTMSAEILSAAVAAGLICGEGLFTLPSALLNMFKVLPPMCMKFLPSGQEVEVVDSFLNSSGGTVPKT; from the exons ATGGACGCGTCGATCGGCGATCCGAGGCTGacgtcggtggaggcggcgttcGAGAAGAACCCGCTGCCGGGCTTCAGCTGGCTGGTGACGCCGCGGGCCATGGCCGTCGCGGTGCTACTCGGGATCGTCTTCTGCTTCGTCGGCATGAGGATCCAGATGATGACCGGGTTCGTGCCGGCGCTCAACATGCCCGTCACCGTCCtcagcttcttcctcctcaaggTGCTCGCCAGGCAGCTGCAGAAGTGGCGATTGACCGTGGTGCCCTTCACGCGCCAGGAGAACATGTTCCTCATCACTTGCGTCATCACCTGCCTTAACCTAGCCATCACTG GTGGTTTCGCAACCGCTCTCACTGGAATGGGTACTATAGTGGCCAAAACACTTGCTGATGATCTAGATCCAAGAGATATTATCGACTATATACCAACAGGAAAATTGATTATATACTTTTTCCTTATTGGTATGGCAGGGGTATTGTCTAATATTCCATTAAACCAG ATCATGATTATCGACTACCAATTACTATTCCCAACAGGATCGGTCATAGGACACCTTATTAATAGCTTTCACACTCCTGAAGGTGCTTATATAGCAAA AATGCAGGTTATGACTATTTTCAAAGTATTTTTTGGTAGTTTTTCTTGGTCTATATTCCAATGGTTCTATTCTTCAGGCAGTGGTTGTGGATTTTCAAGCTTTCCAACGTTTGGACTGGAACTATATAAACGCAG ATTCTACATTGATTTCTCTGCAACATATATTGGTGTAGGAATGATGTGCCCACATATAGTCAATTTTGGGTTACTTTTCGGGGCCATCATCTCTTGGGGATTTCTATATCCTTACCTTGAAACTAAACATGGGGAGTGGTATCAAACTGATAGCCCTTCAAACTTAGACGGACTCAATGGATACAAG GTGTTCATCAGCGTGACACTGATCGTCACTGACGGCCTGATAAACTTTCTGATACTCGTGACTTCAGCTGCAATTAACTTCTACCATATAaggcaacagcaacagcaaacGTCAGGGCTGGCCAGCTACATCAGCAAGAACCCTAGCATGAACTACGACGAACGCAAAAGGATCGAGATGTTCTTGTCCAGCAAGATCCCAATGTTCGTGCCGGTGGCGGCCTACGTCGCATGGACGGCCATCAGCATGGTCGCGATGCCGGCCATGTTCGACCAGATCAAGTACTACCACGTCGGCGTGCTCTACCTCGCCATACCCGTGGTCGGCTTCTGCAACACCTACGCGACGGGGCTCACCGACTGGTCGGTGTCGAACACCTACGCCAAGTTCTCCCCCTTCATCTTCGCGGCGTGGATCGCCAGGCCGGGCGCCATCGTCGCCAgcctcctcgtcagcgggatcacCATGGCGTCGCTGCACGTCTCGTCGCAGGCGATGCAGGACCTCAAGTCGGCGCACATGACGCTGACGTCGCCGCGCGCCATGATCGCCGGGCAGGTGTTCGGCGTGGCGCTCAGCTCCGTGGTCAGCCCCTGCATCTTCCGCGCGTTCGAGAAGGCGGCGAAGCCCGGGGCGCCGCTGGGGTCCAAGGACTCCGTCTACCCGTGCCCCTACGCCGGGCTGTACCGCGCCATCTGCATCATCGGCATGGGAGGGGTGAAGGGCCTCCCAAAGTACTGCGTCGAGCTCTGCGTCATCGCCGTCCTGGTGACCATCGCCATCGACGCCCTGGTGCTGGTCTCGCAGCTCAAGGGGTGGAGGCTCCACCTCTACATCCCGAGCATGACGGTGATCGCGCTGCCGTTCTTCGCCGGGTCGTACTTCACCCTCGACATGTGCCTGGGcggcctgctgctgctcctctggAAGAAGATCGACACCATGAGCGCCGAGATCCTGTCGGCCGCCGTCGCAGCGGGCTTGATCTGCGGCGAGGGGCTCTTCACGCTGCCATCGGCGTTGCTCAACATGTTCAAGGTGCTACCGCCGATGTGCATGAAGTTCTTGCCCAGTGGACAAGAGGTTGAGGTGGTGGACTCATTCCTGAACAGCTCGGGAGGAACAGTACCCAAGACATGA
- the LOC4338225 gene encoding uncharacterized protein → MRKVCPNLDREDGLDTVLEVPVPELHRQAPRRRGRRGGGGTVKSWVRARMEHGRRRDGAAPSRAEVQLMLGVVGAPLVPQAVEARKAMVAGRGVGGEGEEPLDLEASKARYIVEQYVAAAGGEAALGAATSMYAMGKVRMRTTTTSKANKGKVMGVAAGGEVAGGFVVWQKKPDLWCVEMVVAGGVKMSAGSDGKVAWRQTPWQEAHASRGPPRPLRRCIQGLDPKSTADLFSSAAWVGERCVDGDDCFVLRVDADHAALRARSSGDVEVVRHAVLGYFSQRTGLLVRLEDSHLLRIGLAHAAAESAYWETTMESSIGDYRAVDGINIAHAGRTAVSLSRFESADDAAAAARGSNKRSWGTTTMEETWSIEEVDFNVVGLSMDCFLPPRDLVLNDCSKQQQKEDAAAAVVVKDAAAAVDVKDAAGAAANAKGGSDDGKTNGGDVGRGVVVKKALVPAVTGLGWFGPAKVVAVDDTVDDGVAAAADDDK, encoded by the exons ATGAGGAAGGTGTGCCCTAACCTTGACCGGGAGGACGGCCTCGACACCGTGCTGGAGGTGCCGGTGCCGGAGCTCCACCGCCAggcaccgcggcggcgagggcggcgcggcggcggcggcacggtgaAGTCGTGGGTGCGGGCGAGGATGGAGCACGGGCGGaggcgcgacggcgcggcgccgtcGCGCGCCGAGGTGCAGCTGATGCTCGGCGTGGTCGGCGCGCCGCTGGTGCCGCAGGCCGTGGAGGCGAGGAAGGCCATGGTGGCCGGGCGGGGCgtcgggggggagggggaggagcccCTGGACCTGGAGGCGTCCAAGGCGAGGTACATCGTCGAGCAGTacgtcgcggcggccggcggcgaggccgcgctGGGCGCCGCGACGAGCATGTACGCGATGGGGAAGGTGCggatgaggacgacgacgacgagcaagGCGAACAAGGGCAAGGTGATGggcgtggccgccggcggcgaggtggccggCGGGTTCGTGGTGTGGCAGAAGAAGCCGGATCTGTGGTGCGTGGAGATGGTCGTCGCCGGTGGCGTCAAGATGAGCGCCGGCAGCGACGGCAAGGTCGCATGGCGCCAGACGCCATGGCAGGAAGCCCACGCCTCCCGTGGCCCGCCACGGCCGCTCCGCCGATGTATTCAg GGCTTGGACCCGAAGTCGACGGCCGACCTGTTCTCGAGCGCGGCGTGGGTGGGCGAGAGgtgcgtcgacggcgacgactgctTCGTGCTCCGCGTCGACGCCGACCACGCCGCGCTGCGCGCCCGGAGCAGCGGCGACGTCGAGGTGGTCCGGCACGCCGTGCTCGGCTACTTCAGCCAGAGGACGGGGCTGCTCGTCCGCCTCGAGGACAGCCACCTGCTGCGCATCGGcctcgcccacgccgccgccgagagcgCCTACTGGGAGACCACCATGGAGTCCTCCATCGGCGACTACCGCGCCGTCGACGGCATCAACATCGCGCACGCCGGCCGCACCGCCGTGTCGCTGTCCCGGTTCGAgagcgccgacgacgccgccgccgccgcgcgcggtaGTAATAAGCGGTCGTGGGGCACCACCACCATGGAGGAGACGTGGAGCATCGAGGAGGTGGACTTCAACGTCGTGGGGCTCTCCATGGATTGCTTCCTGCCTCCCCGGGACCTAGTGCTCAACGACtgcagcaagcagcagcagaaagaggacgccgccgccgccgtcgtcgtcaaggacgccgccgccgccgtcgacgtcaaggacgccgccggtgccgccgcgaACGCCAAGGGCGGTAGTGACGACGGCAAGACCAACGGCGGTGACGTCGGCCGCGGCGTGGTGGTGAAGAAGGCGCTTGTTCCGGCGGTGACCGGACTGGGTTGGTTCGGTCCGGCCAAGGTGGTTGCCGTCGACGACACGGTGgacgacggcgtcgccgccgcagccgacgaCGACAAGTAA